The Papaver somniferum cultivar HN1 chromosome 6, ASM357369v1, whole genome shotgun sequence genome segment TGCTGCTCATATCCAACACCATTAGCAATTTGAAATTTCCGCAAATGTATTTCAAGAACAGTTCATTTCCCATCTTTCGATTTTTGAAACACATCAAAGTACGAGTACGAGAGGAACGAAATTGAGAAAGATATTGTGCCTCGCCATCAATAGAACTGGCTTGCTGGTCATCACCATGGATACTGAGTCGACGTGCATTTGAAAGTTTTTCAGATTTTTCATTGGCAAGATCACGAAGTAGATCATGGATACGACATGCTTTCACTCTTCCATCATACCTCCAGCTTTCAACCTTGATTAGGCTTCTGTGGACCAGCTGTTCCAAGTAATCCTCGGCAGTGTCTTCCAACGTTTTTTCCCCTTCCCTTCGCACAAAATCCTCAGCGATCCATAAATCAAACAACTTTGAAGCGCGTATCTCATGATCTTCAGGAAAAAGGCCGATAGTCATAAAACACGGCTTCAAGTAATAAGGCATATCGTAGTAACTGAAGGCCAAGATTCCAGCGCATAAGTAAGATTGATCACCATGAGTTAGCTCCCAATTAACGCTATCATGCACTTTCGACCATGCAGCAAGTGTCCTGTCTTTGGTTAATAACAGGCCTCCCAGTACCACAATTCCCAATGGTAAACCGCGGCACTTATCCACGATCTTATTCCCGATCTCCACAAATTCAGGAGGGCACTGACCTCCTAATGGGaaggttttcttctgaaagaggTCCCAACTCTCCCTTTTGTCTAGAAGACGCAATTGGTGGATATTATTGTGCGATGGATCGGCAAGCCTGGCTACTTCTAAATTGCGAGTAGTTAGCAGTATTCTGGAACCATTATTATTTGTATCTGGAAAAGAAGGATCGAGATGCTTCCAAGTATCAGTATGCCATACATCATCCAACACTATAAGGTACCTTTTGTTTTGGCGTTGCTTCAAGTAGTTGTAAAGCTTCATCCTTAACGCTCCCTCCTCCCATTCAACCGTAGAGTCGTTCAAGTTCACCTTTGTAACTTGTCTTATAATGCTAAGCAGGAGGTCTGCCACTTTGGATTCCTGAGAAACATAAACCCAAGCAAAGACATCAAAATACCGTTTAATACAGGTATCCTTATATAATTTTGTAGCAAGAGTAGTTTTGCCTAAACCACCCATTCCGACGATCGAGACAACCGTGCGCCGAGATGTTGTCGTTGCTGATGATGAATTGTTAGGCACAAGTAGAGATGTTACTTGTTCGATACTATTTTCCATGCCCACCACATCCAATTCCTCAACAATAGGAGTTCTCTTTACAGGAAGACTAGTAGAAGCATGTTCACGACCCATGGGATACTTGGCTCTGTAGGTTGATATTTTGTCAGACTTGTTATTGATGGCTttgattttattttgaaattcGTGCAACTCGCGGATCCTGCATATGAACCTTTTAAGGAATTTAATTTTGAAGAATCGTAGAGCACCCAAATCCTTTTTCTGCCTTTGATGCCGTTGTACCTTGAGCGTGAAATCATCGACGATATCCTCAGTCTCGAAGGTTAGATCTATTATTTGGTGTATCTCTGGATCATCAGCATACCGCATAACCTTTGTATCTGCTTCTCGAACGTACTTACGCATCCATGGTAGCTCGTCCATCAGATGCTTTATTTCCTGCTTCACTCGTTCAAATAGTTTTGATTCTTCTTTTATCATGGTTACCAAGCTGTCTAATTTCTTTAGTAGATGTGCAACACCAGCTTCAGCCATTCTCTGGCTCTCACTGTGAATAAGCTCCTCCTTGTTTCGATTTCTGTTCTAATGAGAAAGAAAATGAGTCAAAATGActagtatttttttgttttttgtttcggTAAAACACATTAGTTAGGAGGATTTATTCGTTAAAGAAAGAGAAACCTGAACAGGAGCGGACATTGACTTGACCCTAAAATGAGAAGGGCAAAAGAGGTTTAGAGAAAGCCGTGTGAAGGCCGTGTGAAGGACAAGGGGTATATGTCATGTCAGGATAAAGCAAAGAGGTTTAGAGAAGCCGTGTGAAGAAAAAAATGTGTATCAAAGTCGAGAAGAAAAATTATGTTGGCaatggaaagaaaatgaaaacaggtAGTAGTCAAGAAAGAGTGATAGCTAACTAGTGGACGGGAGGGAAAGacaaagagagagagagggaggtaGTTGCCACTTGCGACTTGCCAGCGTACGTTGTGTCAGTCAATAAGGAAATATTGATATCTCTGTTTCTCTTTTAATGGGAATATAGAAAATTGCAAATGTTATTTGGCTCCCTATAAGACCGGGTCTAGTGGCTCTTCCCGGCCACTTCCCAAACACCTTTACACATCAGCCTGGGAAGGGTCTGGTTCTTACGGTTTTTACGAAAGAAATCCAGGGACGGCTAACCGTTAGCCGttctaagcaaaaaaaaaacggaTAACAATCAACCGTTCTTCAAATAACGGTCATTGATCGCCCGTTTTAGTGGAAACGGTTATCCATTAACCGTTCTCGTTATCTTGACCAGTCAAACCCCGTTGAACCGGCTAACCATTAACTGTTCTATAATTTCACCTAAGTTTACAGAAAACTCGACAGAGTtttgttcttcatctttttcCCCCTACAGTTCTTATTCTTCCCCTCTGtaaaaaatcaaaaaccatcattTTCTAACTTTTTTTGTCTGGGTTTGTTGAAGAAAGGGTGAATTTGAAGTTGCCTATGATCTGAAGGAGTTTTAACCACTCAATCCCTAAAGGTAAACCATTTTAACCTAAAAACCTAGTTTccatttttgttttcaattaggATTAATTTGGTAAAATTGATAGGTACACAAATTGAATGCCACAACTATTAGTTACTGCTATGTGTTTGTTTAAAATGAATTTAACATGATAAATTTTTGTTAGTTGTTGATGAATATGATTAATTGGCTAGTTATTGATGAACATGGTTGATTTGTAGTGACATTTGATTTTAAATAATCCTAATGATGTTGCATGTCTTataattcatataatacacaATTGATAGAAACGTTGGAATGGAAAATTGTTAGttgattttcaatttttgagtatATAGTTAAGTTTTTCCTCCAATAGGTTTACATTTTTTAGTTGATTTGTAATAATTGATTTTCATACGTttctatttgtttgtttggttaatTTAGATAATGATATAGAGTACCTGACGGATCAAAAATTGTCTGTAAAAGGTAGAGATGGCCATATAGTCGGTATAGATGCaccgaagatgaaaatgatgactAGTTGGGGAAGGATTAAGGATTATTATGATATCGTTGTATGGAACAATCCCCGCGCACGTCAGGACTAGATAATTGTGGGTTTTCCTCCCTATTTTCGTTTAACTTTAAGAATTCAGATGTGCAACTCACAAATGCTCTAGTAGCTAGATGGTGGCATACAACCAAGACTTTCCATTTTCCGGGCTTTGAAATAGGATTGACACCTTTAGACTTTGTAATGTTAACTGGAATTCCTATAGGTAAAGGTGAGCCTTTAAATTACTCTAAGAGGTTAACCAGAGAATATTATGCAAGTTTAGATGATTTGTACTTTATGGGTATGATCGCCAACCTAAATAAACATTAGAAGCCAAGACTTCTAAAAAAACCCTGGGATAGTAAATCCTCAGTTGTATGTCTCTCTCACCTTTCATCTTATATAAACAGTACGAAACTCATGGACAACACTGAGAACTGGGAGGAATGGACTAGGATTTTTCTTCTTTGGGTTACTGGTCAAGTATTCACCGGTACGAATTCCTCTAATGCTTCAAAAACATGGTTGGTTGTTTTGAGAGATTCAGAAAGCTTACAAAATCTTGGTAGGTGTGATTGGGGTTCATTTATTTATGGTAGATTGTTAAACAACATAGACAAGGTTTCTAGTGGTGTTGATAATAACATGGCAGCAATGTGGATGATATTATAGTATTGGTACCATATttaattttgtaattgtcaacCATTacttaaaggcttgttgcatgtgCTAAGTGCAGTCGcgttgcctgcgacagtgagttaggtttCAGTTTTTGTACTAGGAATTTTTAATAAGTGTACTACATTGTTAcgggaatcaaaaaaaaaaatcatttatgaTGAAGCTTGTTCATGTAGACCCCCTTACCCATCTTGAGTTTTCAAAAGAGGGTGTAGTTGTCAAGTCTTGTCTCAGCTGTCAATGTCTAAACAAGTGTATGGTAATAAATTACCACACGCAAGTGGATGGTTGTACCTCACTTTTATTTGCCTATAAAAACCAAAACTGGTCGACAATGAGATTCACAATTGCTTCAGACAACCAATAGACAAAAAAATTATTTCTTTCCATACATAATAATCATCCACAATGGCTGACGCTGACCCCTGGGAAGGTTTTGATGAAGATGAGCTTGCAGCGGTGTTAGATAGTTACTCGGAAGTCACCCAACAAAGTTCAATGGAGTTATCAACAAACACACCAGTTGTGGCTAACACATCAAATCCATATGATAACCGCAATAAATCGGTTGTCGTTGACCTCACCCCATGTCCAATAGTAAAACAATCAGAGCGTTTAATCCCTAACTCACGTGGTGCCTCTAGTAGCCGAAAAAAATACGGGACCGGTCGGAGAGCTTCAACAGTTACAAGATCTCAGACATAGAAGGATAGTAACGGGAGAGGAAGATGTATCTACACAATACCTCCAGCGATTAGCGAGGGATGAAACTGAAGGTGTTAGCGATCTTCGTTTCCAAAGTAAACCTTGGTTCTTTGCACAATAATATTACGCAGAGGGGAGAACCGCATTGGTATCTATTAAACCGATAAACCAAAGAATCGAAAGGTTGGTTGTACTGGTCGAGGAGAAAAGACAGTATCTTGATGACTATGCTTTGAAAGTGAAGGTGATTTATCCACTTAGTAAATCATTTACATTTCGTGATCAATTATTCAAACCCATTACTCAATGTTAGGTTTTTTATATTATTGCAGGATCCCAGTGGTAAAATCCCAGCAAACGTCCATCGCAGAGTGGTTGAACATCCTGACTATGGAAAGTATATAAGGGTATGAGTGATATTAGTTTTGAAGAAAGTGGTAATATTTTCTCCCAGCAAGAAAATTTTTTACATAAACATAACGCTCCCCAATATCGAAAAGGTTTATTCCAAACATATGAAATGTGATTTCATAAACATTTatgaaataaaattattaactTCATTTATGTTCTACAGGTGATCCCTTCGGATTCTAGTGTTGTTGTGATGGGTCGTCGACAAGTCTGAGTTAAcgttgttacaaaccaaatccgtTTTATTGCCTCACAGTTGTCAAGGACGTTATAATTGTACTACGTTGTTTAAGTATCTGAATAAAATGAACTTATTTAAGCATCATTGTTACTTATTTATACTGCTAATTGATATTAATGGGACCTATCAACTGAAACATACAATCACTCTAAACATTACTTTTTTTGAAATAAAACATACAACCACACTAAACATCATAATAATACTTTAAATCACTCTCAAACCCTGGTAACTTAATTAATACTCTCTGGATCATATTCTGTTTGATACGCCCTAAGAATATGAAAAACGACATCGTGTGTCCATCTTTTTCCGCCGGTTTCTCTGTCTTCGTACTTAAGATGACCTTCGCGGTACTGCAGACAATttcataaataaagtaaataaagtaaaggaaaaaaaaattaatccatAAAATATCAcaaataattattataataaaCTCACAACATCTTCATGGTTCCATCCGGCCGACATGTTTATAAAGTATGGTTTAATGCAGCCAACATATCTCAAAACTTCTTGTTTTAAGTAGGAGATTCTACGTTGTAAAGCCGTAACAAATCTAttagtctccctcccccacccgaTCTGGTTCGGTATTCAGTTTTAACGTGGGACCAGAATTCATTACTGTTATAAATTGTTCCTTTGGGTTCCCTGCTAACTAGAAAGTAAGCACCAATAAGAGTCGCACCCGCTTCATGTGTAAATCTCCCCATTTTTGTAATAGCAGTGTAGCCAAAGAAATGAGAAATTTAGATGAGCAACACAGGAAACTAATACTTAAACTCAAATGGATGTTGTTTTAGTTATGTTGTGTATGCTTTTCGATTTCACAACTTGGATTTATATACATTCTAAAAATCAAACCCATCCACACATTCCAAAGTAGTTCTGATcaagataagaaaaataatgctacTGACAAGGCAATGACAAATTTACTTTTTTGGTTGATGTGTGACAAGGCAATgacaaatttcaaaaaaaaacctgcaaatttttgaaaataagatTTCAAATCTGAAAAAATAATAGACGTCCTTACTTTTTTACGAAATTGGTTTCATGTTCACAAACGTCCATACATTTTTACGAAAGCCACTAACTGTTTAAAGAGACACCTACTatttgtgaaaaggcgagggtacccaaatatacctcaagctaaaacttttccttcctataagtcctttctccgaaagtgattgtctatggacctagtcgagacaatacaacaaatcggttcacactccgtgtgatcgtctatggatacgagatcgagacgatacaacaacgaagtatgtttacttgatacaaaggttcagacttaaccaaacacaatagaattgcttatcaagtaaataggaattaacgtttgtgtaatttaatttaattataataaaacaattataatgcggaaatataaagtaaatgacacaacaacattttgttaacgaggaaaaccgcaaatgcagaaaaaccccgtgaccttgttcagaattgaatactctcaggattaagtcgctatacaaaataaaccaaattcgtatagttgagaccaagcaactaaacctatatatagttcacctagttccgtttgtattcccacgcctccgacctgtaaacaagtcacgtacttggaccattcctttagttcgtattccatatagtaaaggaacaacaaatctgtgtgGTATCAAccctcttcaaccaagtgatatgagttggacaaaggctcttctttttatcttaacataaactccttttccaggttccaagatctatcttatgttcaatcaccaaaaggtaatcgttaagattttgcaatcaatacttttaatcccaaggaaacgtattgatgccgatctacacaactattttattaaaataccacaaggataaattgattatatttggatcctcttttactgaaacaagtattgtgcacaccaaatatttatataaccaagtcagaaatcttttatctcttctttgtcttcaaatcttcttagatcttcaataaacacctgcacacaactagttaaatctcttgtgatcaatcacacacagaacggagtatgttaacaacggattatcacaagatcgtatttagcactaacaacagtctaaagacccCTGTCcaaaccttgaactagtttgagtgaatcttatatcagaagagaagattctcaagcataaacaaactaggtgcaatcaaagttcaaccaccgttagtcaatcaaatcaatatgaaaacaaaagataaaccgcaattatctagtttcccaccaacggtacgcgctagagcttctcaatcccaaagaagactttaaactgagcggtcgtaagagatttcgcctaattaggttactctcctctccgaataggcggcttcaccagtaacagtataacagaggaagtttactgtcacgaaggattagtttgctagtaagtcaaacttcaagtatttatagacaaggaagtttggacaccaaggaatttccaaaaccgaaaatattctcaagatattctataataatttccatattcggttttcataattcctgagaatgctctgtccaaaatagtgatcgaaaatctccttggaaaatatttaagtagtaaatgcacattactaattcataaaatgaaaaaccttaactaaaagatttttaacttatttaatttcgatcctgggatttacttccttcttagccgttaaggaatatctttgaacaataaaaaatatacgcattattgcatgtgttcaaagtgtgtcgacatcctttatttgtaagtcctctttcatacttactcacttgaaaccaatttaccacacttccaaacaagtttagaattggttcatctgactttcaagagctatgcgattgatcaagaacttctcaatcacaaatcataggtttaacggttctaGCAAAACaaattttggttctacctccatgtgagtactgtgcatagttacactagcttcccaaattcggttgactaggtactaggatcggttccccacatatatatggtatctaactcatattgttgcat includes the following:
- the LOC113290304 gene encoding disease resistance protein RPP13-like, with the protein product MAEAGVAHLLKKLDSLVTMIKEESKLFERVKQEIKHLMDELPWMRKYVREADTKVMRYADDPEIHQIIDLTFETEDIVDDFTLKVQRHQRQKKDLGALRFFKIKFLKRFICRIRELHEFQNKIKAINNKSDKISTYRAKYPMGREHASTSLPVKRTPIVEELDVVGMENSIEQVTSLLVPNNSSSATTTSRRTVVSIVGMGGLGKTTLATKLYKDTCIKRYFDVFAWVYVSQESKVADLLLSIIRQVTKVNLNDSTVEWEEGALRMKLYNYLKQRQNKRYLIVLDDVWHTDTWKHLDPSFPDTNNNGSRILLTTRNLEVARLADPSHNNIHQLRLLDKRESWDLFQKKTFPLGGQCPPEFVEIGNKIVDKCRGLPLGIVVLGGLLLTKDRTLAAWSKVHDSVNWELTHGDQSYLCAGILAFSYYDMPYYLKPCFMTIGLFPEDHEIRASKLFDLWIAEDFVRREGEKTLEDTAEDYLEQLVHRSLIKVESWRYDGRVKACRIHDLLRDLANEKSEKLSNARRLSIHGDDQQASSIDGEAQYLSQFRSSRTRTLMCFKNRKMGNELFLKYICGNFKLLMVLDMSSITHNTTIPAEIRKLRHLKYFSCSAHDNTKILKCIGKLVNLQTLIIQGKCIYMPQIWRLHQLRRLEVQFMELYHKAPSNYHLGIHNLTNLHTLSISYGCWMKDVRWDELKMLRKLSITNYGYLRCTKESLDSIALVTSLQNLKLLFGGELPLVTQFARHTNLTKLHIRGPLPVFLFPPNLVKLVLSSINRPDIELMAALGNLKDLKFLSFLPSSCTGKTITFSSGKFPRLQSLEIAGLPNLRELIMEEGALTSLTHLVIRSCDLRKLPDRLGQMRLQELQLHNMHRQLTDGLKENVGENWDQIKHIPSVLIRT